The following coding sequences are from one Enterococcus sp. 4G2_DIV0659 window:
- a CDS encoding penicillin-binding transpeptidase domain-containing protein, with protein sequence MQRSNRKQSKKPVVLIVSGVGIIILAVGGYFAYSTWQNEKELKQAEKSANVFLASLSKQKFDKISDVVNEASVKDSGYTNTQLVEKYQTIFSGIQAQGIKSKDVKVVRGKNDQYTFTYKLEMTTPLGKLENLSYKATLKKSGEEYKIVWAPNLIFPKMSGQDKVSINVEQAARGEIVDRNGEGLAVNAAFDQVGLVPGKLGEGEERAKNIKDFSEQFSISVEDIEQKLKQNWVKPDSFVPLKMSFDPITTLTKGAASQDKIVRYYPLKEAAAQLVGYVGNITAEDIEKNPKLSSSGVIGKVGLEQAYDKELRGQDGGSIDITDEHGAVKESVQKVGKKDGLTIKLTIDKNVQSQAYDIFVNRPGSAVVMNPQQGDLLATVSSPSFDPNKMANGISQAEYDAYANNENLPFTARFATGYAPGSTFKTITGAIGLDAGTLKPEEEIAINGLKWQKDASWGDYFVTRVKEASPVNLRTALVNSDNIYFAEQTLRMGEDTFRKGLDKFIFGEKLDLAIPMNPAQISNEDTFKSEILLADTGYGQGQLLVSPIQQSAMYTVFQNEGKLVYPKIELNKETKVKENLISSNAANTIATDLLGSVEDETGYVHNMYNPDFSLAAKTGTAEIKDKQDTVGKENSFLLAMDRSSNKFSAMIMVEDSRKNDTATNISKPLIDYLEANYK encoded by the coding sequence GTGCAAAGAAGTAATAGAAAACAGTCGAAAAAGCCAGTCGTTTTAATTGTTAGCGGTGTGGGAATCATTATACTAGCAGTTGGGGGCTATTTTGCTTATAGTACTTGGCAAAATGAAAAAGAGTTAAAACAAGCAGAGAAATCAGCAAATGTTTTTTTAGCCTCTCTCTCTAAACAAAAATTTGACAAAATTTCAGACGTAGTGAATGAAGCATCTGTGAAAGATAGTGGATATACCAATACCCAGCTTGTTGAAAAATATCAAACAATTTTTTCAGGAATCCAAGCGCAAGGAATCAAAAGTAAAGATGTAAAAGTAGTTCGTGGAAAAAATGATCAATATACGTTTACCTACAAATTAGAGATGACAACCCCTTTAGGGAAATTAGAGAATTTATCTTATAAAGCGACGCTCAAAAAGTCGGGGGAAGAGTATAAAATCGTTTGGGCTCCTAATTTGATTTTTCCAAAAATGTCTGGTCAAGACAAAGTATCAATAAATGTGGAACAGGCAGCCAGAGGGGAAATCGTTGATCGAAATGGTGAAGGTCTTGCTGTGAATGCAGCGTTCGATCAAGTGGGGCTTGTTCCCGGTAAGCTTGGTGAAGGGGAAGAAAGAGCAAAGAATATCAAGGATTTTAGTGAGCAATTTAGTATTTCTGTGGAAGATATCGAACAAAAATTAAAACAAAATTGGGTGAAACCTGATTCGTTTGTTCCACTGAAAATGTCTTTTGATCCGATTACCACTCTTACTAAAGGTGCGGCATCTCAAGATAAAATCGTTCGGTATTATCCATTAAAAGAAGCCGCAGCTCAATTGGTTGGTTATGTGGGAAACATTACTGCTGAAGATATTGAAAAAAATCCGAAGTTGAGCAGTTCAGGTGTGATTGGTAAAGTCGGTTTAGAACAAGCATATGATAAAGAACTTAGAGGGCAAGATGGTGGAAGTATCGATATCACTGATGAACATGGAGCAGTGAAAGAGAGTGTCCAAAAGGTTGGTAAAAAAGATGGTCTGACTATTAAGCTGACGATTGATAAAAATGTACAATCTCAAGCTTATGATATTTTTGTGAACCGACCAGGTAGTGCAGTAGTCATGAATCCTCAACAAGGCGATTTATTAGCGACTGTCAGCTCACCATCCTTTGATCCAAATAAGATGGCAAATGGTATTTCTCAAGCAGAGTATGATGCATACGCTAATAATGAAAACTTGCCATTTACCGCACGTTTTGCGACAGGCTATGCACCAGGTTCAACCTTTAAAACGATTACCGGTGCCATTGGGTTGGATGCTGGAACGTTGAAGCCAGAAGAAGAAATAGCTATTAATGGATTAAAATGGCAAAAAGATGCCTCTTGGGGAGATTATTTTGTCACACGTGTTAAAGAAGCGAGTCCAGTTAATTTACGAACAGCTCTAGTTAATTCTGATAACATTTATTTTGCAGAACAAACATTACGTATGGGGGAAGATACGTTTAGAAAAGGGCTTGATAAATTTATTTTTGGTGAGAAGCTAGACTTAGCGATTCCAATGAACCCAGCTCAGATTTCTAATGAGGACACATTTAAATCAGAGATTTTACTCGCTGATACAGGCTATGGACAAGGTCAATTATTAGTTTCGCCAATTCAACAATCAGCAATGTATACTGTATTTCAAAATGAAGGGAAATTAGTTTACCCTAAAATTGAGCTAAATAAAGAAACAAAGGTGAAAGAAAACTTAATAAGCTCGAATGCAGCGAACACGATTGCAACTGATTTGCTTGGAAGTGTGGAAGATGAAACAGGCTATGTCCATAATATGTATAATCCTGATTTTTCACTAGCTGCTAAAACAGGCACGGCTGAAATCAAAGATAAACAAGATACTGTTGGTAAAGAAAATAGTTTTCTGTTAGCGATGGATAGAAGCAGCAACAAGTTTTCAGCAATGATTATGGTTGAGGACTCCAGAAAAAATGATACAGCCACAAATATTAGTAAACCTCTGATTGATTATTTAGAAGCAAATTATAAATAA
- the rimI gene encoding ribosomal protein S18-alanine N-acetyltransferase has protein sequence MSKKFNLIHNILGFFFKNRPYDEKEVEISNETYFVRGIVLEDIKDLLSIEREVYAGELPWTKTAFLMELQSSDPHLYLLIQKDEQTIGFIGCRIFGKEAHITNVAVMTRYQGKGIGSFLIREIQQFATMNHCDKISLEVRLSNKNAQRVYRQLGFISNTIKPDYYEQDKEDALEMILFLKEV, from the coding sequence ATGTCGAAAAAATTTAATCTCATTCATAATATTTTAGGATTTTTTTTCAAAAACAGACCTTATGACGAAAAAGAAGTCGAAATTTCTAATGAAACCTATTTTGTTCGTGGTATTGTATTAGAGGATATTAAAGATTTACTATCTATTGAACGAGAAGTCTATGCAGGAGAACTTCCTTGGACAAAAACGGCTTTCTTAATGGAGTTACAATCCTCTGATCCTCATTTATACTTACTTATTCAAAAAGACGAGCAAACGATTGGATTTATTGGTTGTCGCATCTTTGGAAAAGAGGCGCACATCACAAATGTCGCTGTAATGACAAGGTATCAAGGCAAAGGGATTGGTAGTTTTTTAATTCGAGAAATCCAGCAATTTGCGACGATGAATCATTGCGATAAAATTTCTTTAGAAGTCAGATTAAGTAATAAAAATGCTCAACGTGTGTATCGGCAACTTGGTTTCATTTCCAATACAATCAAACCAGATTATTATGAACAAGATAAAGAAGATGCGTTGGAGATGATTTTATTTTTAAAAGAAGTGTGA
- the rimI gene encoding ribosomal protein S18-alanine N-acetyltransferase, which yields MYYTKKEVATEQGADKIWHLSEASYDHGSPWSKEQFKLDLANETSEYLVLVDKECWIGFVSYQLILDEVEITHVAIHQTYQKQGYGSELLRKAVQEFVKKDILQIFLEVRSSNVPAQRLYEKIGFKMIRRRKNYYSHPKEDGFVMCLNVKEVSL from the coding sequence ATGTATTATACAAAAAAAGAAGTAGCAACTGAACAAGGTGCAGATAAGATTTGGCATTTAAGTGAAGCCTCTTATGATCACGGATCTCCATGGTCAAAAGAACAGTTTAAGCTGGATTTAGCTAATGAAACAAGTGAATATCTCGTTTTAGTGGACAAAGAATGCTGGATTGGATTTGTTAGTTATCAGCTGATTTTAGATGAAGTTGAAATCACGCATGTAGCGATTCACCAAACGTATCAAAAGCAAGGTTACGGCTCTGAACTTCTAAGAAAAGCTGTTCAGGAGTTTGTAAAAAAAGACATTCTTCAAATTTTTTTAGAAGTTCGCAGCTCTAATGTACCTGCGCAAAGGCTGTACGAAAAAATAGGATTTAAAATGATCCGTCGTCGTAAAAATTATTATAGCCATCCTAAAGAAGATGGGTTCGTTATGTGTTTAAATGTTAAGGAAGTGAGTCTATGA
- the tsaD gene encoding tRNA (adenosine(37)-N6)-threonylcarbamoyltransferase complex transferase subunit TsaD, whose protein sequence is MTFFSKERKLILAIESSCDETSVAVIEDGDKILANIVASQVKSHQRFGGVVPEVASRHHVEEITLCIDDALAEANVEPEELSGVAVTYGPGLVGALLIGLSAGKAFAWAHDLPLIPVNHMAGHIYAAHFEEPLQFPLMALLVSGGHTELVYMKETGSFEIIGETRDDAAGEAYDKVGRVLGLAYPSGKEIDELAHKGVDSYHFPRAMIKEDNYDFSFSGLKSSFINTVHNAEQRGLELSTEDLAASFQASVIDVLVDKTIRACKEYPIKQLVMAGGVAANQGLRTRLSAEVKKELPDVTFIVPPLRLCGDNAAMIGAAAFVEAEKGHFADYSLNAEPSLAFSAI, encoded by the coding sequence ATGACTTTTTTTAGTAAAGAAAGAAAATTGATACTAGCAATCGAAAGTAGTTGTGACGAAACAAGCGTTGCGGTTATTGAAGATGGCGATAAAATTTTAGCGAATATTGTGGCCTCGCAAGTAAAAAGTCACCAAAGATTTGGCGGGGTTGTTCCAGAAGTTGCTAGTCGTCATCATGTAGAAGAAATTACATTATGCATTGATGATGCGTTGGCTGAAGCAAACGTGGAGCCTGAGGAATTAAGCGGCGTAGCTGTAACGTATGGACCAGGATTAGTCGGGGCATTATTAATCGGGTTATCTGCTGGGAAGGCATTTGCTTGGGCGCATGATTTACCGTTGATTCCTGTCAATCACATGGCTGGACATATTTATGCTGCTCACTTTGAAGAACCACTACAATTCCCTTTAATGGCATTGCTGGTGAGTGGTGGACATACAGAATTAGTGTATATGAAAGAAACCGGATCGTTTGAAATCATTGGTGAAACAAGAGATGATGCGGCTGGCGAAGCCTATGATAAAGTAGGTAGAGTTTTAGGGTTAGCTTACCCTAGTGGAAAAGAAATTGATGAGTTGGCTCATAAAGGGGTAGATAGCTATCATTTTCCTAGAGCGATGATTAAAGAAGACAATTATGACTTTAGCTTTAGCGGGTTGAAAAGTTCGTTTATTAATACCGTTCATAATGCTGAACAGAGAGGTCTAGAGCTATCGACGGAAGATTTAGCTGCAAGCTTTCAAGCAAGCGTGATTGATGTTTTAGTAGATAAAACAATCCGAGCATGCAAGGAATACCCAATTAAACAATTAGTCATGGCAGGCGGTGTCGCTGCAAATCAAGGATTGCGTACGAGATTAAGTGCTGAGGTGAAAAAAGAACTCCCCGATGTGACTTTTATCGTTCCGCCGCTTAGATTGTGCGGGGATAACGCAGCGATGATTGGTGCAGCCGCTTTTGTAGAAGCAGAAAAAGGGCATTTTGCTGATTATTCTTTAAATGCTGAGCCCAGTCTTGCTTTCTCTGCAATTTAA
- the argS gene encoding arginine--tRNA ligase, whose translation MNNKEIVAKAIHDAVAEDLSLEQVTQLLENPKSVEHGDVAFPAFSLAKVYRKAPQQIAAELAEKMDGQNFEKIEVVGPYLNFFMNKKMISQAVIGQIAKQKGHYGDSTIGGNGKVPIDMSSPNIAKPISMGHLRSTVIGNSIAFILEKIGYAPVRINHLGDWGTQFGKLIVAYKKWGSEESVKNAPINELLRLYVHFHEEAETQPELEDEARAWFKKLEEGDQEATELWQWFRTESLKEFDKIYSMLEVSFDSYNGEAFYNDKMDEIVTMLEEKHLLQENEGAEIVDLSAYDLNPALIKKSDGATLYITRDLAAALYRKRTYDFAKSLYVVGNEQSNHFKQLKAVLKELGFDWSEDMHHIPFGLITQGGKKLSTRKGKIVLLEEVLNEAVELANKQIMEKNPDLPNREEVARQVGIGSVIFHDLKNDRLNNFDFVLEEVVRFEGETGPYVQYTHARAMSILRKAEFTIDETKNYELNDKESWEVVKLLQKFPEIVLQAAEKYEPSVIAKHAIQVAQAFNKYYAHVKILADDEQKESRLALVYSMATIIKEDLRLLGLHAPEEM comes from the coding sequence ATGAACAATAAAGAAATCGTCGCAAAAGCGATTCATGATGCAGTAGCAGAGGATTTATCATTGGAGCAAGTGACACAACTGTTAGAGAATCCAAAATCAGTTGAACATGGGGATGTGGCTTTTCCAGCTTTTTCACTAGCTAAAGTTTACCGTAAAGCACCACAGCAAATTGCAGCAGAGTTAGCTGAGAAAATGGATGGACAAAATTTTGAAAAGATTGAAGTTGTCGGTCCATATTTAAATTTCTTTATGAATAAAAAAATGATTAGCCAAGCAGTGATTGGTCAAATTGCTAAACAAAAAGGGCATTACGGAGATAGCACAATTGGAGGTAATGGAAAGGTACCAATTGATATGTCTTCACCGAATATCGCCAAACCAATTTCAATGGGGCACCTTCGTTCTACAGTTATTGGAAATTCCATTGCATTTATTTTAGAAAAAATTGGCTATGCGCCAGTTCGTATCAATCATTTGGGGGATTGGGGAACGCAATTTGGGAAACTGATTGTTGCTTATAAAAAATGGGGCTCTGAAGAATCGGTTAAAAATGCGCCAATCAATGAATTGCTGCGTTTATATGTCCATTTTCATGAAGAAGCCGAAACTCAGCCTGAGTTAGAAGATGAAGCACGCGCGTGGTTTAAAAAGCTAGAAGAAGGCGATCAAGAAGCGACAGAATTATGGCAGTGGTTCCGTACAGAATCATTAAAAGAGTTTGACAAAATTTATTCAATGCTTGAAGTTTCGTTTGATTCTTATAATGGTGAAGCCTTTTATAATGATAAAATGGATGAAATTGTGACAATGCTTGAAGAAAAACATTTGTTGCAAGAAAACGAAGGGGCAGAAATCGTTGATTTATCTGCATATGACTTAAATCCAGCTTTAATCAAAAAATCAGATGGGGCAACGCTTTATATCACACGTGATTTAGCAGCAGCGTTGTACCGTAAACGCACATATGACTTTGCAAAATCACTTTATGTTGTAGGAAACGAACAAAGTAATCATTTCAAACAATTGAAAGCAGTATTGAAAGAACTTGGTTTTGATTGGTCAGAAGATATGCACCATATTCCTTTTGGTTTGATTACACAAGGCGGCAAAAAATTATCTACTCGTAAAGGTAAAATTGTTCTGTTAGAAGAAGTGCTGAATGAAGCCGTTGAATTGGCAAATAAACAAATCATGGAAAAAAATCCTGATTTGCCAAACCGTGAAGAAGTAGCAAGACAAGTAGGAATCGGCTCTGTTATTTTCCATGACCTGAAAAATGATCGTTTGAATAATTTTGATTTTGTGTTAGAAGAAGTTGTTCGTTTCGAAGGAGAGACAGGACCTTACGTTCAATATACGCATGCTCGTGCGATGAGTATTCTTAGAAAAGCAGAATTTACAATTGATGAAACAAAAAATTATGAGTTAAACGATAAAGAGAGTTGGGAAGTGGTTAAACTTCTACAAAAATTCCCTGAAATCGTATTACAAGCGGCAGAAAAATATGAGCCATCAGTCATTGCGAAACATGCAATCCAAGTTGCTCAAGCATTTAACAAATATTACGCCCATGTAAAAATCTTAGCGGATGACGAACAAAAAGAATCACGTCTAGCTCTTGTTTATTCAATGGCTACAATTATCAAAGAAGATTTACGTTTGTTAGGTTTACACGCACCAGAAGAAATGTAA
- a CDS encoding HD domain-containing protein: MTEKWREDQEYMSYVEDLLATEEVQRLGNYTQHVHSTRLDHSISVSYYSYKLAKKWNGDARATARAGLLHDLFYYDWRTTKFDEGTHAYMHPRIAVKNAEKLTELSDLERDIIIKHMWGATIAPPKYKESYIVTMVDKYCAVKEASEPMTTSLKTKWRQYFGKKQSI; encoded by the coding sequence ATGACTGAAAAATGGCGTGAAGATCAAGAATATATGTCGTATGTGGAAGATTTATTGGCAACTGAGGAAGTACAACGTTTAGGTAACTATACACAGCATGTTCATTCGACTCGTTTAGATCATTCAATTAGCGTTTCTTATTACAGTTATAAACTAGCTAAAAAATGGAATGGTGACGCTAGAGCTACTGCTCGTGCAGGGCTTTTACATGATTTATTTTACTATGATTGGCGCACAACTAAGTTTGATGAAGGTACGCATGCATATATGCATCCAAGAATCGCAGTCAAAAACGCGGAGAAATTAACTGAGCTTTCTGATTTAGAACGAGATATTATCATTAAGCATATGTGGGGAGCAACTATTGCACCGCCGAAATACAAAGAAAGTTATATTGTTACGATGGTAGACAAATATTGTGCAGTAAAAGAAGCATCTGAACCAATGACTACATCATTAAAAACAAAATGGCGCCAATACTTTGGCAAAAAACAATCTATATAA
- a CDS encoding MATE family efflux transporter, whose product MKDLTHGNPAKLIFLFTIPLLIGNIFQQFYNMADMIIVGQTLGKDALAAVGSTGSITFLIIGFAQGLTAGLSILTSQRFGAQDYRGVKKSFATGIIISGIVTVFLTILSLLFVHPMLELMQTPKEIIDDAQVFISIIFLGIFAAMAFNLLSNVIRALGDSRTPLLFLIIASIINVVLDLILIINFHMGVAGAGIATVTAQVISSILCVIYIRWKIPNLQLRKKDFSIDRHEFKSHLNISLPMAFQSSIIAIGAIILQAALNSLGTDVVAAQAASGKIEQFATQPMMSFGIAMATFTAQNYGAKKYKRILQGVNQCLIMSIGFSLLAGGIVVLFGQNLVTLFVSAKETQVLNLSQIYFNVNGSMYWLLAILFIIRYTLQGLGQSAIPTLAGLMELVMRSFAAVTLTASLGFLGAALASPLAWAGSVIVLLASYFKAVKRLKQLETTTS is encoded by the coding sequence TTGAAAGATTTAACACATGGCAATCCTGCAAAGCTTATTTTTCTTTTCACCATCCCTTTATTGATTGGCAATATCTTTCAACAATTTTATAATATGGCTGATATGATTATTGTAGGACAAACATTAGGAAAAGATGCATTAGCAGCTGTTGGTTCTACTGGAAGTATTACTTTTTTAATTATTGGATTTGCGCAAGGTTTAACGGCTGGGCTTTCAATTTTAACCTCCCAACGTTTTGGTGCGCAAGATTATCGAGGCGTGAAAAAAAGTTTTGCAACAGGAATTATCATCAGCGGTATTGTAACCGTCTTTTTAACTATCCTTAGTTTGCTTTTTGTTCATCCAATGCTGGAACTAATGCAAACGCCAAAAGAAATTATTGACGATGCACAAGTATTTATATCGATTATTTTCCTAGGGATTTTTGCTGCAATGGCGTTTAATTTACTTTCCAACGTGATTCGAGCTTTAGGAGATAGTCGAACACCTCTTCTTTTTCTAATCATTGCAAGCATCATCAATGTTGTTTTAGATCTAATTTTGATCATCAATTTCCATATGGGCGTGGCTGGTGCTGGTATTGCAACCGTAACCGCTCAAGTTATTTCAAGTATTTTATGTGTCATTTATATTCGATGGAAAATTCCTAATCTTCAGTTGCGTAAAAAAGATTTTTCTATCGATCGACACGAATTTAAATCACATTTAAACATTTCATTACCGATGGCCTTCCAATCGTCTATTATCGCTATCGGGGCAATTATTTTGCAAGCAGCATTGAATAGTCTCGGCACAGATGTTGTTGCGGCACAAGCAGCCTCTGGAAAAATTGAACAATTTGCAACACAGCCAATGATGTCTTTTGGCATTGCCATGGCAACCTTTACCGCTCAAAACTATGGGGCAAAAAAATACAAACGTATCTTACAAGGTGTTAATCAGTGTTTGATTATGAGTATTGGGTTTAGTTTATTAGCTGGTGGAATTGTTGTGTTATTTGGACAAAATTTAGTCACTCTTTTTGTTAGTGCAAAAGAAACACAAGTACTAAACCTCTCTCAAATTTATTTTAATGTCAATGGCAGTATGTACTGGCTATTAGCAATTTTATTTATTATACGGTACACACTTCAAGGTCTTGGTCAAAGTGCGATTCCTACATTAGCTGGCTTAATGGAGCTAGTAATGCGTTCGTTTGCCGCAGTTACATTGACTGCCTCACTTGGTTTTCTCGGAGCTGCTTTAGCCTCTCCACTTGCTTGGGCAGGTTCAGTTATCGTTTTACTTGCTTCTTATTTCAAAGCGGTTAAGCGACTGAAACAGTTAGAAACTACCACTTCCTAA
- a CDS encoding UPF0223 family protein codes for MKDYQYPLDLDWTTDEMVIVTNMWSAVEEANETGIDTTVFLAKYKQFKTVVKSIGEEKRLGNEFQKASGYSLYRTVQQAKKQESGRLKLGAD; via the coding sequence ATGAAAGATTATCAATATCCTTTAGATTTAGACTGGACAACTGACGAAATGGTGATTGTTACAAACATGTGGTCAGCGGTGGAAGAAGCCAATGAGACTGGTATCGATACAACTGTTTTTTTGGCTAAATACAAACAATTTAAAACTGTAGTGAAAAGTATCGGTGAAGAAAAACGTTTAGGAAATGAATTTCAAAAAGCATCAGGTTACTCACTGTATCGAACGGTTCAACAAGCGAAAAAGCAAGAGTCGGGTAGATTAAAACTGGGAGCTGATTAA
- a CDS encoding inositol monophosphatase family protein, which yields MTTEKMIIEIKEWLKEAAGYIKVSLTNELSISQKSGRTDLVTNIDEETQAFFIKKIKEHYPNDRILAEEKGFNKIDSLAGRVWIIDPIDGTMNFVMEQENFCIMIAVFEEGQGQLGFIYDVMQDELYWGGKHLGVMCNDEKVDPPKDARLSEGLIGMNAYMYGENIYSAKEIGHASMGVRISGCAGIELIAMLKGNHIGYVSNLSPWDYAAGLVLLDECNFKYSTIEGSPLSFSGREYFLAATPHAYKEIQERFILK from the coding sequence ATGACAACGGAAAAAATGATCATTGAAATCAAAGAATGGCTAAAAGAAGCAGCAGGTTATATAAAGGTAAGCTTGACAAATGAATTAAGTATTTCACAAAAATCTGGACGAACAGATTTAGTAACAAATATCGATGAAGAGACCCAAGCTTTTTTTATCAAGAAAATTAAAGAGCACTATCCGAATGATCGGATTTTGGCAGAAGAGAAAGGGTTTAACAAGATTGATTCTCTAGCAGGACGTGTCTGGATTATTGATCCCATTGATGGGACAATGAATTTTGTCATGGAACAAGAGAATTTTTGTATTATGATTGCTGTGTTTGAAGAAGGACAGGGGCAATTAGGCTTTATTTATGATGTGATGCAGGACGAGTTGTATTGGGGTGGTAAGCATCTAGGTGTAATGTGCAATGACGAAAAGGTAGATCCCCCTAAAGATGCACGTTTATCCGAGGGTCTTATTGGAATGAATGCCTATATGTATGGTGAAAATATTTACTCAGCAAAAGAGATCGGACACGCAAGCATGGGTGTTAGGATTAGCGGGTGTGCAGGTATTGAATTGATTGCCATGCTAAAAGGAAATCATATTGGTTATGTTTCTAATTTGAGTCCATGGGATTATGCGGCTGGCTTGGTTTTACTAGATGAATGCAATTTTAAGTATTCTACTATAGAAGGAAGTCCGCTTTCATTTTCTGGAAGAGAATATTTTTTAGCAGCAACTCCTCATGCGTATAAAGAGATTCAAGAAAGATTTATTTTAAAATAG
- the typA gene encoding translational GTPase TypA — MKYREDIRNVAIIAHVDHGKTTLVDELLKQSDTLDGHTQLQERAMDSNAIESERGITILAKNTAVDYNGTRINILDTPGHADFGGEVERIMKMVDGVVLVVDAYEGTMPQTRFVLKKALEQKVTPIVVVNKIDKPSARPEHVVDEVLELFIELGADDDQLDFPVVYASALNGTSSDSDNPEDQEPTMAPIFDQIIKHVPAPIDNSDEPLQFQVSLLDYNDYVGRIGIGRVFRGTMKVGDQVALMKLDGSVKNFRVTKIFGFFGLQRVEINEAKAGDLIAVSGMEDIFVGETVADVAHQEALPILHIDEPTLQMTFLVNNSPFAGREGKFVTARKIEERLMAELQTDVSLLVEPIGPDCWTVSGRGELHLSILIENMRREGYELQVSRPEVIEREIEGVKCEPFERVQIDTPEEYMGSVIESLSQRKGEMQDMIHTGNGQIRLIFLAPARGLIGYTTEFLSMTRGYGIMHHTFDQYLPMIQGTIGGRHQGALVSIDTGKATTYSIMSIEERGTVFVEPTTDVYEGMIIGENNRDNDLTVNITRAKQMTNVRSANKDQTSVIKKAKILTLEESLEFLNEDEYCEVTPESIRLRKQILNKNEREKASKKKKVAE; from the coding sequence TTGAAATACAGAGAAGATATTAGAAACGTAGCAATTATCGCCCACGTTGACCATGGGAAAACAACATTAGTGGATGAACTTTTAAAACAATCAGATACTTTAGACGGACACACACAATTACAAGAACGTGCGATGGATTCAAACGCTATTGAAAGCGAACGCGGAATCACGATCTTGGCCAAAAATACAGCGGTTGATTACAACGGCACTCGTATTAATATTTTAGATACACCTGGACACGCGGACTTCGGTGGTGAAGTAGAACGTATCATGAAAATGGTAGACGGCGTAGTTTTAGTTGTTGATGCCTATGAAGGAACAATGCCTCAAACACGTTTTGTATTGAAAAAAGCATTGGAACAAAAAGTAACACCAATCGTTGTGGTAAACAAAATTGACAAACCATCAGCACGTCCTGAGCACGTGGTTGATGAGGTCTTAGAATTATTCATCGAATTAGGTGCAGATGATGATCAATTGGATTTCCCTGTTGTTTATGCATCAGCTTTAAATGGTACGTCAAGTGATTCGGATAATCCAGAAGATCAAGAACCAACAATGGCACCAATCTTTGATCAAATTATTAAACACGTGCCAGCACCAATTGATAATTCAGACGAACCCTTACAATTCCAAGTATCATTGTTAGACTACAATGATTACGTAGGACGTATTGGTATTGGTCGTGTTTTCCGCGGAACAATGAAAGTTGGCGATCAAGTTGCTTTAATGAAATTAGATGGCAGCGTGAAAAATTTCCGTGTTACAAAAATCTTTGGTTTCTTTGGGTTGCAACGTGTTGAAATCAATGAAGCAAAAGCTGGTGATTTAATTGCCGTTTCTGGTATGGAAGACATCTTTGTTGGTGAGACAGTTGCTGACGTAGCACACCAAGAAGCTTTGCCAATCTTGCATATTGATGAACCAACATTACAAATGACATTTTTAGTGAATAACTCTCCATTTGCTGGTCGTGAAGGTAAATTCGTGACAGCTCGTAAAATTGAAGAACGTTTAATGGCAGAATTACAAACAGACGTATCATTACTTGTAGAACCAATTGGGCCAGATTGTTGGACAGTATCCGGTCGTGGAGAACTTCATTTATCTATCTTAATTGAGAATATGCGTCGTGAAGGATATGAGTTGCAAGTATCACGTCCAGAAGTTATTGAACGTGAAATTGAAGGTGTAAAATGCGAACCGTTTGAACGTGTTCAAATTGACACGCCAGAAGAGTATATGGGTAGTGTAATTGAGTCATTAAGCCAACGTAAAGGTGAAATGCAAGATATGATTCATACTGGAAATGGTCAAATTCGCTTGATTTTCTTAGCACCAGCTCGTGGTTTGATTGGTTATACGACTGAGTTTTTATCAATGACTCGTGGATACGGAATCATGCACCACACATTCGACCAATATTTACCAATGATTCAAGGAACAATTGGCGGACGTCATCAAGGCGCGTTGGTTTCAATCGATACTGGTAAAGCAACTACTTACAGTATTATGAGTATTGAAGAACGTGGCACCGTCTTTGTAGAGCCTACAACAGATGTTTACGAAGGAATGATTATCGGTGAAAACAACCGTGATAATGACTTGACTGTAAACATTACAAGAGCAAAACAAATGACTAACGTTCGTTCTGCTAATAAAGACCAAACATCTGTAATCAAAAAAGCAAAAATCCTTACATTAGAAGAATCATTAGAATTCTTGAATGAAGATGAATATTGTGAAGTAACACCAGAAAGCATTCGTTTAAGAAAACAAATTCTTAACAAAAACGAACGTGAAAAAGCAAGTAAAAAGAAAAAAGTAGCTGAATAA